A stretch of the Synechocystis sp. PCC 7338 genome encodes the following:
- a CDS encoding GUN4 domain-containing protein: MSDNLTELSQQLHDASEKKQLTAIAALAAMGEEGQGILLDYLAKNTPLEKPLLVVGTTYQTLRDLGQEAITAQLQQDYPTGIFPLQSAQGIDYQPLHEALGRQDFESADEITRDKLCELAGPGASQRQWLYFTEVEKFPALDLHTINALWWLHSNGNFGFSVQRRLWLASGKEFTKLWPKIGWKSGNVWTRWPKGFTWDLSAPQGHLPLLNQLRGVRVAESLYSHPVWSQYGW, encoded by the coding sequence ATGTCTGATAATTTGACCGAACTCTCCCAACAACTCCATGATGCTTCAGAAAAAAAACAGTTAACGGCGATCGCCGCTTTGGCAGCAATGGGAGAAGAAGGCCAGGGAATACTGCTCGATTATTTGGCCAAAAATACCCCCCTAGAAAAACCACTCTTAGTGGTGGGAACTACCTACCAGACCCTCAGGGATTTAGGACAGGAAGCCATTACGGCCCAACTTCAGCAGGATTACCCCACGGGCATTTTCCCATTACAATCAGCCCAAGGTATAGACTATCAACCGCTCCATGAGGCCCTAGGACGTCAAGATTTTGAAAGCGCTGATGAAATCACCAGGGACAAGCTCTGTGAACTAGCGGGGCCCGGAGCCAGTCAACGGCAATGGCTATATTTCACCGAAGTGGAAAAATTCCCTGCCCTAGACCTCCACACCATCAACGCCCTTTGGTGGCTCCACTCCAACGGTAATTTCGGCTTTTCGGTGCAACGACGACTGTGGCTAGCTTCTGGCAAAGAATTCACCAAGCTTTGGCCCAAAATTGGCTGGAAAAGCGGCAATGTTTGGACTCGCTGGCCGAAGGGCTTTACCTGGGATTTATCAGCACCCCAGGGTCATTTACCTCTGTTAAATCAGTTGCGGGGAGTAAGGGTAGCGGAATCCCTTTACAGTCATCCAGTTTGGTCTCAATACGGTTGGTAA
- the sds gene encoding solanesyl diphosphate synthase yields the protein MISTTSLFAPVDQDLRLLTDNLKRLVGARHPILGAAAEHLFEAGGKRVRPAIVLLVSRATLLDQELTSRHRRLAEITEMIHTASLVHDDVVDEADLRRNVPTVNSLFDNRVAVLAGDFLFAQSSWYLANLDNLEVVKLLSEVIRDFAEGEILQSINRFDIDTNLETYLEKSYFKTASLIANSAKAAGVLSDAPREVCDHLYEYGKHLGLAFQIVDDILDFTSPTEVLGKPAGSDLISGNITAPALFAMEKYPLLGKLIEREFAQAGDLEQALTLVEQGDGIRRSRELAANQAQLARQHLSVLEMSAPRESLLELVDYVLGRLH from the coding sequence ATGATCTCCACTACCTCCCTGTTTGCCCCCGTTGACCAAGACCTCCGTTTGTTGACGGATAATCTCAAGCGGCTTGTCGGTGCTCGGCATCCTATTCTGGGGGCGGCGGCGGAACATTTATTTGAGGCTGGGGGCAAGCGGGTGCGGCCGGCGATCGTGTTGTTGGTATCCAGGGCAACCCTGTTGGACCAAGAATTAACGTCGCGCCATCGACGGCTGGCGGAAATTACCGAGATGATCCACACCGCTAGTCTAGTCCACGATGACGTGGTGGATGAAGCGGATCTGCGGCGTAACGTGCCCACGGTGAATAGTTTATTCGACAATCGGGTGGCGGTGCTGGCCGGTGATTTTCTCTTTGCCCAATCTTCTTGGTATTTGGCTAATTTGGATAATTTGGAAGTGGTGAAATTATTATCGGAGGTAATTCGGGATTTTGCGGAAGGGGAAATTCTCCAAAGTATTAATCGTTTTGACATCGATACTAACTTAGAAACTTATTTGGAAAAAAGCTATTTTAAAACCGCTTCCCTAATTGCCAACAGTGCCAAGGCGGCAGGGGTACTTAGTGATGCTCCCCGGGAAGTATGCGATCATCTTTACGAATATGGCAAGCATTTGGGCTTAGCGTTCCAGATTGTGGACGATATTTTAGATTTCACTTCCCCCACTGAAGTTTTGGGGAAACCGGCAGGGTCGGATTTAATTAGCGGCAACATCACGGCCCCGGCTTTATTTGCCATGGAAAAATATCCCCTACTTGGTAAATTAATTGAACGGGAATTTGCCCAGGCGGGGGATTTAGAGCAGGCTCTGACATTGGTGGAACAGGGCGACGGCATCCGGCGATCGAGGGAATTGGCCGCCAACCAAGCGCAACTGGCCCGGCAACATTTGAGTGTGTTGGAAATGTCCGCTCCGAGGGAATCCCTGTTGGAATTGGTGGACTATGTCCTTGGTCGTCTACATTAG
- the speA gene encoding biosynthetic arginine decarboxylase has product MGEEPLPGEKQLGKKSKKKNTAWSIEQSEALYRVEAWGAPYFAINAAGNVTVSPNGDRGGSLDLLELVEALRQRKLGLPLLIRFSDILADRLERLNSCFAKAIARYNYPNTYQAVYPVKCNQQRHLVEALVRFGQTSQCGLEAGSKPELMIALATLPPPLDRQDKHAKPLIICNGYKDQDYLETALLAKRLGHRPIIIIEQLRELEWVLHISQQLNIKPMLGVRARLSCQSSKSSETSSSKGDRAKLGLTMPDIVKMIHRLEQNNCLDCLKMLHFHLGTQVSDIALIKEAMREASQLYVELVKLGAKMRYLNVGGGLAVDYDGSKTNYPASKNYNMQNYANDIVAAIQDACEFGHIAPPILVSESGRAIMAHQSVLVFDVLGSNHAGFNEPHPPDQNAHPLLKNLWECYETITTAQYQEQYHDALQLKAEASSLFNFGYLSLTERGQAEQIHWACCRKIFEITRQLEYISEDFQALDKIMTDIYYVNLSVFQSAPESWSLDQLFPILPIHHLNEKPSQRVILADLTCDSDGKIDRFIDLWDVKSYLEVHPLENDDNPYYLGMFLVGAYQEIMGNLHNLFGDINVVHIATTPQGYQIESVVRGDTMTEVLSYVQYDSDDLLEGLRRHTELALSNGQITLEESRRLLEDYEQSLRRYTYLS; this is encoded by the coding sequence ATGGGGGAAGAACCTTTGCCGGGGGAAAAACAATTGGGCAAGAAATCAAAGAAAAAAAACACTGCCTGGAGCATTGAGCAAAGCGAGGCCCTGTACCGAGTCGAGGCTTGGGGAGCGCCCTATTTTGCCATCAACGCCGCCGGCAACGTGACAGTTTCCCCCAACGGCGATCGGGGCGGTTCCTTGGACTTACTTGAACTGGTGGAAGCCCTACGACAGAGAAAATTGGGGTTGCCCCTATTAATTCGTTTTTCTGATATTTTGGCCGATCGCCTAGAGCGTTTGAATAGTTGTTTTGCCAAGGCGATCGCCCGTTACAATTACCCCAATACCTATCAGGCGGTTTATCCGGTCAAATGCAACCAGCAACGGCATTTGGTGGAGGCCCTGGTGCGCTTTGGCCAAACGTCCCAATGTGGACTGGAAGCAGGTTCCAAGCCGGAATTGATGATTGCCCTGGCCACCCTGCCGCCTCCCTTAGACCGTCAGGATAAACATGCCAAACCCCTAATTATCTGCAATGGCTATAAAGACCAGGATTATCTAGAAACAGCCCTGTTGGCCAAGCGTTTGGGCCATCGTCCCATCATCATCATCGAACAACTGCGAGAACTGGAATGGGTACTACACATCTCCCAGCAGTTAAATATTAAACCCATGTTGGGGGTGCGGGCCCGGTTGAGTTGTCAGTCGTCCAAATCCTCGGAAACTTCCTCCAGCAAGGGCGATCGGGCCAAGCTAGGGCTGACCATGCCGGATATTGTGAAGATGATTCATCGGCTGGAGCAAAATAACTGCCTTGATTGCCTGAAAATGCTCCATTTCCATCTGGGAACCCAGGTTTCAGACATTGCCCTGATTAAAGAAGCCATGCGGGAAGCCAGCCAACTCTATGTGGAACTGGTCAAGTTGGGAGCAAAAATGCGCTACCTGAATGTGGGAGGCGGTTTGGCGGTGGACTATGACGGTTCCAAAACTAATTATCCCGCCTCGAAAAATTACAATATGCAAAACTATGCCAACGATATTGTGGCGGCCATTCAAGATGCCTGTGAGTTTGGGCACATTGCCCCTCCCATCCTCGTGAGCGAAAGTGGCCGGGCGATTATGGCCCACCAGTCGGTGCTAGTTTTTGATGTGCTGGGCAGTAACCACGCGGGCTTTAATGAACCCCATCCTCCTGACCAAAATGCCCATCCCCTGCTGAAAAACCTGTGGGAATGTTACGAAACTATCACAACGGCACAATACCAGGAGCAATACCATGATGCTCTGCAGTTAAAGGCGGAGGCTAGTAGTCTCTTTAACTTTGGCTATTTGAGTCTGACAGAACGGGGGCAAGCAGAACAAATTCACTGGGCTTGTTGCCGTAAAATTTTTGAAATCACCAGACAACTGGAGTATATTTCCGAAGATTTTCAAGCGCTGGATAAAATAATGACCGATATTTACTACGTTAACTTATCGGTTTTCCAGTCAGCACCGGAATCCTGGTCTTTGGATCAACTTTTTCCCATTTTGCCCATTCACCATCTCAATGAGAAACCTAGTCAAAGGGTGATCTTAGCCGATTTAACCTGTGACAGTGATGGTAAAATTGACCGTTTTATTGACCTGTGGGATGTCAAGTCCTACCTAGAAGTTCACCCCCTAGAAAATGATGACAATCCTTACTATTTAGGTATGTTTTTAGTCGGTGCTTACCAAGAAATTATGGGCAATTTACATAATTTATTTGGTGACATTAATGTGGTTCACATTGCTACCACTCCCCAGGGTTATCAGATTGAATCGGTGGTGCGGGGGGATACCATGACGGAGGTTTTGAGTTATGTTCAGTACGATTCCGATGATTTACTCGAAGGTCTGCGGCGTCATACAGAGTTAGCTTTGAGCAATGGACAAATTACCCTAGAGGAATCCCGGCGGTTGTTGGAAGATTATGAGCAAAGTTTACGACGCTACACCTATTTGAGTTGA
- a CDS encoding ABC transporter permease, which yields MGSVVNLGGSLFSLFLFYRTGYSFAGWNWQSALVVLGMFTILQGLAATLFIPNLNRIVRYVEQGTLDFVLLKPISSQFWLSLRQLSPWGVPDICFGLGLIIYAGVTLKLQAGDLLLGAMLLGLGCIILYSIWFMLGATSIWFVKIYNVTEVLKGFLEAGRYPMVAYPAIYRIFFTFVIPIAFLTTVPAEAMLGRLEPIWLLATTGLAIALLALSHYFWQFALRFYTSASS from the coding sequence GTGGGCAGTGTGGTGAATTTGGGGGGCAGTTTATTCAGCCTGTTCTTGTTTTATCGCACTGGTTATAGCTTTGCGGGCTGGAATTGGCAATCGGCCCTGGTGGTGCTGGGAATGTTTACGATTCTTCAGGGGTTGGCGGCCACCCTATTCATTCCCAACTTGAACCGCATTGTCCGTTACGTGGAGCAAGGCACCCTGGATTTTGTGCTGTTGAAACCAATCAGCAGTCAATTTTGGCTTTCCCTGCGGCAACTGTCTCCCTGGGGTGTACCGGATATTTGTTTTGGACTGGGGCTAATTATCTATGCGGGGGTGACTTTAAAACTCCAAGCCGGGGATTTACTGTTGGGGGCTATGCTCCTTGGGTTGGGGTGCATTATCCTCTACAGCATTTGGTTTATGTTGGGGGCCACTAGCATTTGGTTTGTCAAAATTTATAACGTCACTGAAGTGCTGAAGGGATTTCTCGAAGCTGGGCGTTATCCCATGGTGGCCTATCCCGCCATTTACAGGATCTTTTTTACTTTTGTTATTCCCATCGCCTTTTTGACCACTGTGCCCGCAGAGGCCATGTTGGGTCGCCTAGAACCGATTTGGCTATTGGCAACAACCGGATTGGCGATCGCCCTGTTGGCCCTTTCTCACTATTTTTGGCAGTTTGCCCTGCGGTTTTACACCAGTGCTTCCAGTTAA
- a CDS encoding GDP-L-fucose synthase: MLSLENQRILVTGGAGFLGKQVVAQLIAAGGDRQKITIPRSKDFDLRQASACEQAVKNQDIVIHLAAHVGGIGLNREKPAELFYDNLMMGVQLIHAAHEAGVRKFVCVGTICAYPKFTPVPFKEEDLWNGYPEETNAPYGVAKKALLVQLESYRLQYGFNGIYLLPVNLYGPEDNFDPRSSHVIPALIHKVYEAQQRGDKKLPVWGDGSPTREFLYSTDAARGIVMGTQAYDKPDPVNLGTNFEISIKDLTELICELMEFDGEIIWQTDQPNGQPRRCLDTTKAKAEFGFEAQVSLREGLKNTIAWYRQNRG; encoded by the coding sequence ATGCTTTCTTTAGAAAATCAGCGTATTTTGGTCACCGGTGGGGCCGGCTTTTTAGGTAAACAGGTCGTTGCCCAACTAATTGCAGCCGGCGGCGATCGCCAAAAAATTACCATTCCCCGCTCCAAGGATTTTGATTTGCGGCAAGCGTCAGCCTGTGAACAGGCAGTGAAAAATCAGGACATTGTTATTCACTTGGCAGCCCACGTGGGGGGCATTGGCTTGAACCGGGAAAAACCCGCCGAACTGTTCTACGACAACTTGATGATGGGGGTGCAGTTAATCCACGCCGCCCATGAAGCCGGAGTGAGAAAATTCGTTTGCGTGGGCACCATCTGCGCCTATCCCAAATTTACCCCCGTCCCCTTCAAAGAAGAGGATTTGTGGAACGGTTACCCGGAAGAAACCAACGCCCCCTATGGTGTGGCCAAGAAAGCTTTGTTAGTACAGTTAGAATCCTACCGTTTGCAGTATGGCTTTAACGGCATTTACCTATTACCAGTGAATCTTTACGGCCCAGAGGATAATTTTGACCCTCGCAGTTCCCACGTGATTCCAGCCCTAATTCATAAGGTTTACGAAGCTCAGCAAAGGGGCGATAAAAAGTTACCCGTCTGGGGCGATGGCAGTCCCACCAGGGAATTTCTTTACTCCACCGATGCCGCCCGGGGCATTGTTATGGGCACCCAAGCCTACGACAAACCAGACCCCGTTAACCTGGGCACCAATTTTGAAATTTCCATCAAGGATTTAACCGAACTCATCTGTGAACTGATGGAATTTGATGGCGAAATCATTTGGCAAACGGACCAACCCAACGGTCAACCCCGCCGTTGTTTGGATACCACTAAGGCTAAAGCGGAATTTGGCTTTGAAGCCCAGGTGTCCCTGCGGGAAGGATTGAAAAACACCATTGCTTGGTATCGACAAAATCGGGGCTAA
- a CDS encoding cation transporter, which yields MASSSTSLTILEKRSLKIARFGNVIMAIAGILTAWMANADALLVDGLYSGINFLSSLVAARVGESVMRPWDKTRPFGYYADEAIYITFRSVILLGILAFAVFSAITKIIAYASGHEFSEIVLGLIVIYSVGMTVICGGLYYVHRYYWLKTGKRSDILKTEQQSALIDGIISAAVGLAFGLAPLLKNTPLHFILPVIDSIIVLVLVALIINQPIRSFLNALAEIAGESSSPRVIASIHEAVSEAIPAAMDYTLIDVASSKLGRFHVVMIYLNVHHPIQSELVDELRLSIKSACEKRIGLVEVEVVLTATPRLLAR from the coding sequence ATGGCTTCTTCCTCCACCTCCCTGACTATTCTTGAAAAACGCTCCCTCAAAATAGCCCGTTTCGGCAATGTGATCATGGCGATCGCCGGCATTTTAACGGCCTGGATGGCCAATGCCGATGCATTACTGGTGGATGGTTTATATTCTGGTATTAACTTTTTATCATCTCTGGTTGCTGCAAGGGTAGGGGAATCGGTCATGCGACCCTGGGATAAAACTCGGCCCTTTGGCTACTACGCCGACGAAGCCATTTATATTACATTTCGTTCGGTGATTTTGCTAGGCATCCTTGCCTTTGCCGTATTTTCAGCCATCACAAAGATCATTGCCTATGCCTCTGGCCATGAGTTTTCAGAGATCGTCCTCGGTCTAATCGTGATTTACTCGGTGGGGATGACAGTCATCTGTGGTGGGCTATATTACGTCCACCGTTACTATTGGCTCAAAACAGGCAAAAGAAGCGATATTCTCAAGACCGAACAGCAATCGGCATTAATTGATGGCATCATCAGTGCCGCAGTGGGTCTTGCCTTTGGGCTAGCGCCCCTGTTAAAAAACACTCCCCTGCACTTCATCCTACCGGTAATTGATTCGATCATTGTACTAGTACTAGTGGCTTTGATAATTAATCAACCCATCCGATCATTTTTAAATGCCTTAGCTGAAATTGCGGGAGAATCATCCTCCCCCAGGGTTATTGCCAGTATCCATGAAGCTGTATCTGAAGCTATTCCCGCAGCAATGGACTATACGTTAATCGACGTAGCTTCGTCAAAATTAGGAAGATTTCATGTGGTCATGATTTATCTGAATGTTCATCATCCTATCCAGAGTGAATTGGTAGATGAATTACGCCTCAGCATTAAGTCCGCCTGTGAGAAGCGCATTGGTTTGGTAGAAGTGGAAGTTGTTCTAACCGCCACGCCCCGTCTTTTGGCTAGATAA
- a CDS encoding pseudouridine synthase produces the protein MPATIVFHKPYGVLCQFTDNSDNPRPTLKDYIKLPDLYPVGRLDRDSEGLLLLTSNGKLQHRLAHREFAHQRTYFVQVEGAPTAADLEPLRRGITLGDYRTRPAIAEIIAEPDFPPRNPPIRYRATISTSWLSITLTEGRNRQVRRMTAAVGFPTLRLIRVQMTVTGRSLQRGKGKSAASWHLALEDLSPGQWRPLTPWEENFCQQLLAGPSTPTRPRKTGDRH, from the coding sequence GTGCCAGCAACGATAGTTTTTCATAAACCCTATGGGGTTCTGTGCCAATTTACCGATAACTCCGACAATCCCCGGCCGACCCTGAAGGACTATATTAAATTGCCGGATTTGTATCCAGTGGGCAGGCTAGACCGGGACAGTGAGGGACTATTACTGCTGACTAGCAATGGCAAACTGCAGCATCGTTTGGCCCACCGGGAGTTTGCCCACCAACGTACCTACTTTGTCCAGGTGGAAGGAGCGCCAACGGCCGCAGATCTAGAACCCCTGCGGCGGGGCATAACCCTGGGGGATTACCGTACCCGACCGGCGATCGCCGAAATTATCGCGGAACCAGATTTTCCCCCTAGAAATCCCCCCATTCGTTACCGGGCCACTATTTCCACCAGTTGGTTGAGCATTACCTTAACGGAAGGTCGCAATCGTCAGGTGCGGCGGATGACGGCGGCAGTGGGCTTCCCTACCCTGCGACTGATACGGGTGCAAATGACAGTAACAGGCCGATCGCTCCAACGGGGTAAAGGTAAATCAGCGGCATCTTGGCACCTAGCCCTAGAAGATTTGAGTCCGGGACAATGGCGACCCCTGACCCCCTGGGAAGAAAATTTTTGTCAGCAACTTTTGGCCGGCCCATCCACCCCCACTCGGCCCAGGAAAACTGGCGATCGCCATTGA
- the acsF gene encoding magnesium-protoporphyrin IX monomethyl ester (oxidative) cyclase, translating into MVNTLEKPGFDEIRPGVKTPAKETILTPRFYTTDFDEVAKMDISPNEDELRAILEEFRVDYNRHHFVRNESFDKSWDHIDGEKRQLFVEFLERSCTAEFSGFLLYKELGRRLKNKNPLLAECFNLMSRDEARHAGFLNKAMSDFNLSLDLGFLTKSRKYTFFKPKFIFYATYLSEKIGYWRYITIYRHLEKNPNDCIYPIFEFFENWCQDENRHGDFFDAIMRAQPHTLNDWKAKLWCRFFLLSVFATMYLNDTQRADFYACLGLEARSYDKEVIEKTNETAGRVFPIILDVNNPEFYDRLETCVSNNEQLRAIDASGAPGVVKALRKLPIFASNGWQFIKLYFMKPISVEQYAGAVR; encoded by the coding sequence ATGGTTAATACCCTCGAAAAGCCTGGATTTGATGAAATCCGTCCCGGTGTTAAGACTCCGGCCAAGGAAACCATCCTCACCCCCCGTTTTTACACCACCGACTTCGACGAGGTGGCAAAAATGGATATTTCTCCCAACGAAGACGAGTTACGGGCCATCCTTGAAGAATTTCGGGTGGACTACAATCGCCATCACTTTGTTCGCAATGAATCCTTTGATAAGTCTTGGGATCACATCGACGGTGAAAAACGTCAATTGTTTGTGGAATTCCTGGAACGTTCCTGCACCGCAGAATTTTCTGGCTTTCTGCTCTATAAAGAATTGGGCCGGCGCCTCAAAAATAAAAATCCCCTGTTGGCGGAATGCTTTAACCTCATGTCTCGGGATGAGGCTCGCCACGCTGGATTCCTCAACAAAGCCATGTCAGACTTTAATCTGTCCCTGGATTTGGGCTTTTTGACCAAGAGCCGTAAATATACCTTCTTTAAACCTAAGTTTATTTTCTACGCCACCTATCTTTCCGAGAAAATTGGCTACTGGCGTTACATCACCATCTATCGTCATTTGGAGAAGAATCCCAACGACTGCATCTATCCCATTTTTGAATTTTTTGAAAACTGGTGCCAGGACGAAAATCGCCACGGGGATTTCTTTGATGCGATTATGCGGGCCCAACCCCACACCCTCAACGATTGGAAAGCTAAGCTTTGGTGTCGTTTCTTCCTGCTCTCTGTCTTCGCCACCATGTATCTCAACGATACCCAACGGGCTGATTTTTATGCCTGTTTAGGTTTGGAAGCCCGGAGTTACGATAAGGAAGTCATTGAGAAAACCAACGAAACCGCTGGGCGGGTATTCCCCATTATTCTCGATGTCAACAATCCTGAATTTTACGATCGCCTAGAAACCTGTGTTAGCAATAACGAGCAATTAAGGGCGATCGATGCTTCCGGTGCCCCCGGAGTAGTTAAAGCTCTACGCAAGTTGCCCATCTTTGCTTCCAACGGCTGGCAATTTATCAAACTCTATTTCATGAAGCCCATCTCCGTGGAACAGTATGCCGGCGCTGTGCGCTAG
- the gmd gene encoding GDP-mannose 4,6-dehydratase has product MSKSKVALLTGITGQDGSYLSELLLEKGYQVHGIIRRTSTFNTDRIDHLYVDPHDPEAKLRLHYGDLTDGTTLRRILEDVKPTEIYNLGAQSHVRVSFDSPEYTVDSVAMGTLRLLEAIRDYQQRTGIQVRFYQAGSSEMFGKVQEIPQKETTPFYPRSPYACAKVYGHWQTVNYRESYDLFACNGILFNHESPRRGETFVTRKITRAIARIVAGTQKKLYLGNIDSKRDWGYAKDYVRAMWAMLQQEQPDDYVVATGETHEVKEFLEIAFGYVNLNWQDYVAFDERYLRPAEVDLLIGDPTKAITQLGWKPSVTFTELVHLMVQADLAVLGLTSPNQSDRIKELMTQDMAFIRNQNGHAVD; this is encoded by the coding sequence ATGTCAAAGTCTAAAGTTGCTTTGCTGACAGGCATCACGGGGCAAGATGGCTCCTATCTGAGTGAATTGTTGTTGGAAAAGGGCTACCAAGTCCATGGCATCATCCGTCGTACTTCTACCTTTAATACCGACCGCATCGATCATCTTTATGTTGATCCCCATGACCCTGAGGCAAAACTCCGACTCCATTATGGTGATTTGACCGACGGCACTACCCTGCGTCGTATTTTAGAAGATGTCAAACCGACGGAGATTTACAATCTGGGAGCCCAGTCCCACGTGCGGGTGAGCTTTGATTCCCCGGAATATACGGTGGATTCGGTGGCCATGGGAACGCTACGTCTCTTGGAAGCGATTCGGGATTACCAACAACGCACCGGCATCCAGGTGAGGTTCTACCAAGCCGGTTCTTCGGAAATGTTTGGCAAAGTGCAGGAAATTCCCCAAAAGGAAACCACCCCTTTTTATCCCCGCAGTCCCTACGCCTGTGCCAAGGTTTACGGCCATTGGCAAACGGTAAACTATCGGGAATCCTATGATTTATTTGCCTGTAACGGCATTTTGTTCAACCACGAGTCCCCCCGCCGGGGAGAAACCTTTGTAACCCGCAAAATTACCAGGGCGATCGCCAGAATTGTGGCCGGCACCCAAAAGAAATTGTATTTGGGCAATATCGATTCCAAACGGGATTGGGGCTACGCCAAGGATTATGTGCGGGCCATGTGGGCCATGTTGCAACAGGAACAACCCGATGACTATGTAGTGGCCACAGGGGAAACCCATGAGGTAAAGGAATTTTTAGAAATTGCCTTTGGTTACGTTAACCTCAACTGGCAGGACTATGTCGCCTTTGATGAACGCTATTTGCGCCCCGCCGAAGTGGATCTATTGATTGGTGATCCGACTAAAGCCATTACCCAACTGGGATGGAAACCCTCTGTAACTTTTACCGAACTGGTGCATTTAATGGTGCAGGCTGATTTAGCTGTTCTCGGTTTAACTTCCCCCAACCAGTCGGATCGGATCAAGGAATTAATGACCCAGGATATGGCCTTTATTCGGAACCAGAACGGCCATGCCGTCGATTAA
- the psbA gene encoding photosystem II q(b) protein, translated as MTTTLQQRESASLWEQFCQWVTSTNNRIYVGWFGTLMIPTLLTATTCFIIAFIAAPPVDIDGIREPVAGSLLYGNNIISGAVVPSSNAIGLHFYPIWEAASLDEWLYNGGPYQLVVFHFLIGIFCYMGRQWELSYRLGMRPWICVAYSAPVSAATAVFLIYPIGQGSFSDGMPLGISGTFNFMIVFQAEHNILMHPFHMLGVAGVFGGSLFSAMHGSLVTSSLVRETTEVESQNYGYKFGQEEETYNIVAAHGYFGRLIFQYASFNNSRSLHFFLGAWPVIGIWFTAMGVSTMAFNLNGFNFNQSILDSQGRVIGTWADVLNRANIGFEVMHERNAHNFPLDLASGEQAPVALTAPAING; from the coding sequence ATGACAACGACTCTCCAACAGCGCGAAAGCGCTTCCTTGTGGGAACAGTTTTGTCAGTGGGTAACATCTACCAACAACCGGATTTATGTCGGTTGGTTCGGTACTCTGATGATCCCCACCCTCTTAACTGCCACCACCTGCTTCATCATTGCCTTCATCGCCGCTCCTCCCGTTGACATCGACGGTATCCGTGAGCCCGTTGCTGGTTCTTTGCTCTACGGTAACAACATCATTTCTGGTGCTGTTGTACCTTCTTCCAACGCCATTGGTCTGCACTTCTACCCCATCTGGGAAGCTGCTTCCCTAGATGAGTGGTTGTACAACGGTGGTCCTTACCAGTTGGTAGTATTCCACTTCCTCATCGGCATTTTCTGCTACATGGGTCGTCAGTGGGAACTTTCCTACCGCTTGGGTATGCGTCCTTGGATTTGTGTGGCTTACTCTGCCCCCGTATCCGCTGCCACCGCTGTATTCTTGATTTACCCCATTGGTCAAGGCTCCTTCTCTGATGGTATGCCCTTGGGTATTTCTGGTACCTTCAACTTCATGATCGTGTTCCAAGCTGAGCACAACATCTTGATGCACCCCTTCCACATGTTAGGTGTGGCTGGTGTGTTCGGTGGTTCTTTGTTCTCCGCCATGCACGGTTCCTTGGTAACCTCCTCCTTGGTGCGTGAAACCACCGAAGTTGAATCCCAAAACTACGGTTACAAATTCGGCCAAGAAGAAGAAACCTACAACATCGTTGCCGCCCACGGCTACTTTGGTCGGTTGATCTTCCAATATGCTTCTTTCAACAACAGCCGTTCCTTGCACTTCTTCTTGGGTGCTTGGCCTGTTATCGGCATCTGGTTCACTGCGATGGGTGTAAGCACCATGGCGTTCAACCTGAACGGTTTCAACTTCAACCAGTCCATCTTGGATAGCCAAGGTCGGGTAATCGGCACCTGGGCTGATGTGTTGAACCGTGCCAACATCGGTTTTGAAGTAATGCACGAACGCAATGCCCACAACTTCCCCCTCGACTTAGCTTCTGGGGAGCAAGCTCCTGTGGCTTTGACCGCTCCTGCTATCAATGGTTAA